Below is a genomic region from Caulobacter sp. FWC26.
GGCCGGCGCCGCGCCCGGCCGTTTCATCCCGCTTATGCTGACGCCGTTCTGGGACATGCAGGCGGCCGTCGCCGAAGTGGAGCGAATGGCGAAGCTGGGCGTCCACGCCCTGTCGTTCTCGGACAACCCGGCGCTTGCGGGCTGGCCCTCGCTGCATGACGCCTATTGGGATCCGCTCTGGAAGGCCTGCGCCGACAATCAGGTGGTTATCTGCTGCCACATCGGCACGGGCTCGGCGGCCGCGCACGCGTCGGACCTGTCGCCCATCGACGCCTGGATCACCTCGATGCCGATCTCGATCGCCAACTCGGCGGCCGACTGGATCTGGGCGCCGATGTGGAAGAAGTACCCCACGCTGAAGATGGCCCTTTCCGAAGGCGGCATCGGTTGGATTCCCTACCTGCTGGAACGCGCCGATTTCACCCACGGCCACCACAATGCCTGGACCAATTCGAATTTCGGCCCCGGCGTGATGCCCAGCGACATCTACAAGAAGCACATCATCAGCTGCTTCATCGAAGACAAGTTCGGTCTGGCCAACCTCGACTACATCGGCGAGGACATGGTCATGTACGAATGCGACTATCCGCACTCGGACTCGGTCTGGCCGCACTCGGCCGAGAAGCTGTGGAACGACGTTCAGCACCTGTCGCGTGAGACGATCGACAAGATCACCCACATCAATGCGATGCGCGAATTCTCCTATGACCCGTTCTCGGTGCTGAAGAAGGAAGATTGCACCGTCGGCGCCCTGAAGGCGGCGGCCGCGGCCGTCCCGGTTCATACTGATCCGCTGCTCGGCCTCGGGGGCGCTGCGCCCAAGCGGGAAGCCGGCAAGCCGGTGACCTCGGGCGACATCAACCGGATGTTCGCGAACGCTTCTGCGGAATCGACGGTCTCGGGCCGCCGCTAGACGGCCCGGCCGGAGATCAAGGCGCCCGCCGGAACAGCCACCGGCGGGCGTTCTTATGTCCGCTTTCCCTCGATCCAGCGCCCCGCGCGCCCGAGCAAGCGCACGGCGTTGCCATGCAGGCGTTGGCCGATATCCATCGGGGCCTTGCCGGCGCAGGCCCGCGCGTAGCTGCCTTCCAGGATCAAGGCCAGCTTGTAGCAAGCAAACACCCGGTACCAATTCAGGTTCGACAGATCCGAACCCGTCAGCCGGCCATAGACCTCAACCAGTTCCTCGGACTCCGGAAAGCCCTCCCACGGCTCGACGACGATCGTCGTCTGGCTCATGTCTCCGCCCGGACCCGGCCAGGTCGCCAGGAGCCAGCCGAGATCGACCAGGGGATCGCCGATCGTCGACAGCTCCCAGTCAATGATGGCTTCGATGACCGGCGCGTCCTGACGAAACAGCACGTTCTTGAGATGAAAGTCGCCATGCATCAGGCCGGGACGAAAGGTCCTGGGCCGATGGGCTTCCAACCAGTCGCCGATGGGGCCGACATCGGGCAGGCCGACGGCGCCGGGCCAGCCTGGGAACTCACCGTAGCTTTCAAGCTGCGTCAGCCAGCGACGCGCCTGGCGTTCCAGAAAGCCATCCGGTTTGCCGAAGTCGGCAAGGCCGACCGCCGCATAGTCGATCAGCGCGACGCGGGACAGGCCGTCAACAACCGACAGGCCCATAGCGCGCCGCGCCGCGGGCGACCCGGCGTGCAGGGGCGGCATGCCCACCGCGGCGTTGAATCCCTCAAGCGGTGCCATCAGGTAGAACGCCGCCCCGAGCACCGAGGCGTCGTCGCACGCGGCGATCAGGCCGGCGTGAGGCACGTCCGAGCCCTTGAGCGCCTTGAGCACGCGCGCCTCGCGCCTCATCGTATCGCTGCCGTCATGGCGCGGATTGGCGGGCGGACGGCGCAGGACGTACCCGCGACCGCTTCGGTTGAAGCGTAGCAGGACATTCTGCGAGCCGCCGGTTAATTGAGCGACGTCGACGATGGGGCCCGAACCCAAACCTTCGCCATCCATCCACGCGGACAGGGAGTCGAGGTCGACCAACTCGAGACCGTGGGGACGATCGATGGTCATGCGACCACCGCCCTCAGACCCGCCTCGCCGCCGGTCAGGCCAAGCTTGCTCAGCGCCGCCTGACGACGCGCGGGCAGATGGTAATCCGGAAAGAGACCCTGCGAACGCTTTCGGCCTCGCAGGAGCTGCTTGGCCAGGGTCACCTTGTGAATGTCGGTCGGTCCGTCCGCCAAACCGACCTGGAACGAGTCCAGCACCATCGCCGCCAACGGCGTCTCGTTCGACAGTCCCAGACAGCCGTGGACATAGACCGCGCGCGCGGCGATGTCGTGGAGCACCTTGGGCATGGCCGCCTTGACCGCCGAAATGTCGCCACGCACCTTGTTGTAGTCCTGCTCGCGATCGATCTTCCAGGCCGTGCGCAGGACCAGCAGGCGAAATTGCTCGAGTTCGATCCAGCTGTCGGCGATCTTCTCCTGAACCAGTTGCTTGTCGGCCAGCAGCTCGTTGCGCGTGATGCGCGACAGGGCGCGATCGCACAGCATGTCGAACGCTTGGCGGGCTTTTCCGATCGTTCTCATGGCGTGGTGAATACGACCGCCGCCCAATCGAACCTGGGCCACGACAAAGCCGGCGCCGCGGCCGCCCAGCATATGATCGAGCGGAACGGCGACATCGGTGAAGCGCAAATAGGCATGGGCCGGATCGCGATCGCCGTAGCCGACATTGCGAACGATCTCGAGCCCGGGCGCGCCCTTGGGAATGATGAAGACCGAAAGGCGTCGATGGGGAGGAGCGTCGGGCTCGGTAACGGCCATGACCAGAAAGAAACTCGCGTAGCGGGCGTTGGTGGCGAACCATTTCTCGCCGTTGAGCACCCATTGATCGCCCTTCAGGACCGCGCGGGTCGAAAAGGTCGTCGGGTCGGCGCCGCCCTGCGGTTCTGTCATCGAAAAGCAGGAGACGATGTCATTGGCGAGCAGGGGCTGGAGATAGCGCGCCTTCTGTTCGGCGGTGCCGTAGACCGCGAGAATTTCGGCGTTGCCGGAATCGGGCGCCTGGCAGCCAAAGACGGTCGGCGCGAAGATCGAGCGCCCCAGAATCTCGTTCATCAAGGCCAGCTTGACCTGGCCATAGCCAGGCCCTCCCAGCTCAGGGCCAAGGTGACAGGCCCAGAGACCCCGCGCCTTGACCTGTTGCTGCAGCGGACGAACGAAACGTTGGTTCAGGGGGTTGTCGACGTCGAATGGGCTTTGCAAGACGAGGTCGAGCGGCTCGACCTCATCGCGGACAAAGGCGTCGATCCAGGCCAACTGCTCGGCAAAATCGGGGTCGGTTTCGAAGTCCCAGGCCATTGGCCGTCTCCGTTCTTATTGGATTGTCAGGACAGGGTGCGGCCGCCATCGACGACGATCGTCTCGCCCACGATGTAGGAGGCCAGCGGAGACGCCAGGAAAAGCGCCACGCCCGCGACCTCCTTGGGAAGGCCCAGGCGCTTGAGGGGAATGCCCCTTAGGCGTTCCTGGAGGCGGTCGGGGTCGGAGGTGGTGACCGCGGTCATCTTGGTGGCGATCAGGCCCGGCGCGATGCCGTTGACGCGAATGGCGCGTCCGGCCCAGGCGTCGCCCAGCGTCCGCGTCAAATGGATCGCGCCGGCCTTGGACGCCGAATAGGCCGGATTGCCGCGCGTGGCGCGCAGGCCGCCCACCGAACTGATGATGATCAGGCTTCCGGCCCGCGCCTCGAGCGCCGGCGCCAGCTTCTGGGCGCAGGCAATAAGGCTGGTCAGGTTCACTTCCACCACGTGGCGGAAGGTGTCGGCCTCGAACTCCTTGCGCCGGTACTCCACCGCCCCTTGGGACAGGATCACGACGTCAACAGCCTCAAAAGGCGCGGTCCATTGGTCGATCGCGCCGGGCGTGGCCAGATTCAGGCTGGAAAATTCAAACGGCTCCAGGGCCGAAGCGCCATCGCCATAGGCGGCCTTGTTCGCACGAGTGCCCGTTATGGCGACTGTCGCGCCGCGCCTGGCGAACTCTTGCGCGCAGGCCAGCCCGATCCCGCTCGATCCGCCAATGACGAGCACGCGCTTTTCGGTGAAGTCGAGATCCACGAGAGGCCTAAAACGATTGAATGAAACGGTTGCTTTATTTCCCATGCCTGGGATAAACCGTCAATCCATGAAAGCCGACATCGCCAGGGACGCGATCAAGCGGGCCGCTCAGAGCCTATTCGCCGCGCGGGGCGTGGACGCTGTCTCCGTGCGCGAAATCCTGACGGCGGCCGGCCATCGCAACGGCGCGTCGCTGCATTACTATTTCGGGTCCAAAGACGACTTGGTTGAGCAGCTGGTCATCGACGGCGCGCGTCTGATCGATGAGCGCCGCAACGCCCGGCTCGATGCGCTGGAAGCCGATGGCGGGCCTCATGCGCTGCGAGACGTGATGGAGGTGCTGATCCTGCCGTCCACCGACCTCGGCGAGGGCGGAGGGGAGGGGGACTACCTGCGGTTCATCAGCACTTTCAGCCTGCAAAACCGAGTGGCTTTCGACGCCATCGTCGCTGATGGCTGGAACCGGGGCTATCAGCGGTGCCTGGATCATATCCGGCGGCTTTCCGCCTTGCCGCAGGAGATGCTCGAGCGCCGGCTGGTGTTCCTGAGCTTGGGGCTGCGCGCGATCATGACGGCGCGAGAAGCGGCGCTGGCCGCGCATCCCAATCATGCGTTCTGGGGCGCTGCTACGCTGGAGGATCTGGTCGAGACGCTCGTGGGCATGGTTACGCCCGAGCCCGGCGTCTAGGTGCGCGCGGTGCGCCGCATGGACTCGAAATGAGTCTTCCCGTTTAGAACTCAGAATGAAATTCGTGTATCAGATTTTTTCTTGCGATGTCTCCCGCCTCTGACTAGCATCGCGGCAGATCGCCCGATCGGGCAGATCCAATGGCTCCAACGGATTTCGCCACAGATGCGAAGACGAGAGCGGGGGAGAGATCTGAATGACCAATGCGAGAGCGAGCGTATCGCGCGGAGTCCTGGCCTGGGCCTTGGCGTCCCTGTTGTCGGCCCCAGCCCTTGCCCAGGTTCAGGCGCAGGCTCCGGCGACCGAGGAGTCCGCCACCGGTCTCGACAGTATTGTCGTCACCGCCCGCCGTCGCGACGAGGCGCCGATCTCGGTGCCGGTGTCGGTGACAGTCCTGGGCGCGGCGCAGCTCAAAGCTCTCGCTGTTGACAGTCTGCAGGACCTGCGCGCTGTGACGCCCGGCATCACCGTCGGGGAGGTGTCGGGCGGCGTCGGCGGAACGGTGGCGTTGCGCGGTGTCGGCACGACGGCGGGATCAAACCCCACCTTCGAACAGACGGTGGCGGTCAATGTCGACGGCATCCAGCTCTCGCGCGGCGGGGCGGTGCGCATTGGCCAGATCGACATGGAGAAGATCGAGGTTCTTCGGGGACCGCAGGCGCTGTTCTTCGGCAAGAACAGCCCGGCCGGCGTCATCTCGATCACCACGGCCGACCCGACCTCGACGTTGGACGCCGAGGTGCGCGGCGGCTATGAGTTCAACGCTCGGGAGCGTCAGCTTGAGGCGATGATCTCTGGACCGTTGACCAGCACGCTCGGCGCGCGCCTTGTCGTCTACGGCGCGGATATGGACGGCTGGCGCACCAATATCGCCGACAGCGCCGCCACCGCTGCGAACGCGATCCGGTCGGGCTCGGTGACCGGCTCGACGAACCGGGGGCCGCAGCAAAAATTCTTCTTCACGCGCGCCACCCTGAAGTGGCGGCCAACCGAGGCCTTCGACGCGCGGCTCAAGCTCAGCTACGCCGACAACAAGGGGATCGGCTACAATCAAGCGGGCGGGTTCCAGCGGATCTACTGCCCCAATGGCGCGCCCCAACTGGCGCCGCAGGCCACGGCCCTGAATGGCGGCGCGGCCAACCCGGCCTTGGCCGCAGCGTTGTCGGTAGACAACTGCCGCGCCGACGCGACCTACGCCAATGGCAACATCAACCCGGCCTTTCTGGTCGGCTCGCCCGAAGGGTTCACGGATCCGGACGGCGCTGGCGACTACAGCCAGCAACTCTATTCGTTGGAAATGAACTATCGGCCGAGCGATCGGGTAACCCTGACATCCGTCACCGGCTGGGCCAAGAACAAGGATTTCCGCGCCGACACCTACGCTGTCGCGCCTTCCGACGCGGTGGCGGCCAACGACTTCACCGGCAATACCGGCTACACTCAGTTCACCCAGGAGGCGCGTCTGGCCACGGACCTGTCCGGGCCGGTCAACTTCCTGGTCGGAGCCTTCTACGAGGACTCCGATCTGCAGACCTACACCCGCAACGTGCTGGCGGGCGCGCCGCTCTTCCTGCACGACATCGACGGCAAGACCCGATCGGTGTTCGGCCAGGCGATCTGGGACATCACGGGCAAGCTTGAGCTGGCCGGCGGTCTGCGCTGGAGCAAGGAGACCAAGGATTTCGCGGTGACCCGGGACGGGGCGCCGCAGCCGGTGTCGCCCGCCTCGGCGGATTTCAAGAACACCTCGCCCGAAGTGACCTTGACCTGGCGGCCGACCACACGGCTCACCCTCTACGGGGCCTACAAGCAGGGCTTCAAGTCGGGCGGCTTCGCTGCGGCCACCAATACCGGCGCCGCCTTCACGACGCCGCTGAACGCGCTCTATCTGCCGGAATCGGCCGAAGGGGTCGAAGGCGGCGTTAAGGCGCTTCTGTTTGACGGGGCGTTGCGCGTCAACACCGCCGCATACGACTACGACTATACCAACCTGCAGGTGAACTCCCTCGACAACTCTAGCGGCGTGCCGGTGATCCGCGTAAACAACGCCGGTGCGGCGACCGTAAAGGGTGTGGAGAGCGACTTCACCTGGAGGCCGGCAGGCGCGCCGGGTCTGACGATCCGCGGCGCGGCCAACTACAACGACGCCAACTACACTGACTTCCTGGCGACCTGCTACATCGGCCAGACCATCGCCGAAGGGTGCAACCTGCTGATCAACCCGACCACTGGGCGCTACACAGGCCAACAATTGGCGGGCCAGCGCATGGTGAACGCGCCCAAGTGGACCGGGTCGTTGGGCGCGGCCTACACCGGCCAGAGCGGTTTCAAGGGAATCGAATGGGGCATGAACGTCGACGGCCTCTACAAGTCCCAATACAATCCTCATCCTGAACTTCATCCTGGCGCCCTGCAGGATGGGGTGGTCTTCCTGAACGCTGGCGTTCGCGTGTTCCGCAGCGACCATCGGTGGGAGCTGGCGCTGGTGGGGCGCAACTTGACGGAAAAATATCGGGTCGACGTCGCTTCCAACGTGCCCCAGACCGGGATCTCTACCCGAACGGGGTCGGCCCTGACCGGGGGGCTCGCCGACCTGAGCGGCAACGTCAATCGCGGTCGCGAGATCATGCTGCAACTGACCGTCCGACCGTTCTGAAAGGACTGGCCGCGCCGTCCCGCGGCAGGAGAACACGCCGCGGTTCGGCTTGCAGGCCGGACCGCGCAGGCGTCTAGAACCGGCCGAATGAGGCCAACGGAGGGTGAAGCCGATGCGTTTGGTCACATTTGAATCCCAGGGCCGTCGCCGGGCGGGGGCCTTCATCGAAGGCGATAGCCGGATCGTCGACTTGGCCGCCGCGCATCAGCAGCGGCATGGAGACCATGCGGCTGAACTGGCTGATATCCTGGCGTTGATCGAAGGGGGAGACGACGCGCTCGACAAGGCGATGGAAGCGGTCAAGTCCGCGCCGGAGACGGCGATCCTGGCCCGTGCGGACGTCAAGCTGAGGGCGCCCATCCAGCCACCGCCCCAAATGCGCGACTGCAGTTGCTTTGAGCTGCACCTGCGCCAATGCTATTCGGCCGCGCGCGAGATGCGGGCCAAGGCCAAGGGCGTCGAGGTGATCGCAGACACCGGGCCCTCGCCAGCCGAACAACGGATTCTCGACCTCTTCGCCAAACAGCCGATCTATTACAAGGCCAACCGCTTCTCGGTAGTCGGCTCCGAGGAGGCGGTGATCTGGCCCTCCTATTCGCGCAGTATGGATTTCGAGCTCGAGTATGGCTGCTACATCAAGAAGCTGGCCAAGGACGTTCCGGCGGAGAAGGCCGGCGACTACATCTTCGGTTACACGATCTACAACGATTTTAGCGCCCGCGACGCGCAATCCGTTGAAATGATCGGTCAGCTGGGGCCGGCCAAGGGCAAGGATTTCGACACCGGCAACGCGATGGGGCCCTGCCTGGTCACAGCCGACGAAATGCCCAACCCCTACGACCTGACCATGATCGCGCGGGTCAATGGCGAGGAATGGGGTCGGGGTAACACCAGTACGATGCATTGGAAGTTCGAGGATCTGATCGCCTATATCTCGCGGTCGGAGACGCTGTATCCGGGCGAGTTCCTGGGATCGGGCACGATCGGCAACGGCTGCGGCCTGGAGGCCCAGCGGTTCCTGAAGCCGGGCGACGAGGTCGAATTGGACGTCGAAGGGATCGGCGTGCTGCGCAATCGGATTGTCAGGCCCGCCTAGACCAGGCCGCCATAGGCCCCGCCGTCCAGTTGCAGGTTCTGGCCGGTGATATAGCCCGCGCGATCCGAGCACAGGAAGGCGCAGGCGTCACCCACCTCCGAGGGGCGCCCGAACCGGCCAGCGGGGATCGCGCCGATCATTTCGGCGCGGGCCGCGGCCTCGTCGACCTGGCGCGCGCGGGCCAGGGATCGGGTCATTTGCGCCAGTCGATCGGTCTCGATCTTTTCGGGTAGGATGCAGTTGACGGTGACGCCGTCGCTGGCGGCCTCGCCGGCGAGGGCCTTGCAGAACGCGGTCAGTCCCGCGCGGGGTCCGGTGGACAGGGCCATCGGGAATTTCGGGGTCTTGACCATGGCCGAGGTGATGGCGACCACGCGGCCAAACCCCCTCTGGCGCATGCCGCCGATCACCGCCTGGATCAACAGGATCGGCGAGATCATCTTGGCCGCGACGACATCGCTCCAGGCCGCCTCGGTCCAGTCCGCCAGTCGGCCAGGCTTGGGGCCGCCGCTGTTGCAGACCAGGATGTCGGGCTCGGGGCAGGCGATCAGCGCCGTCGTCCGTCCTTGCGCTGTGTCGATGTCGGCGAGGATCGTATGCGGCCGCCGCCCGGTCAGGGTCTCGATCTCGAGGGCCGCCGCCTCCAGGCGATCGGCGTCCCGGCCGTTGATCCACACCTCGACGCCTTCAACGCTCAACGAGATGGCGCAGGCCTTTCCAAGGCCCGACGACGAGGCGCAGACGAGCGCGCGCTTTCCGGCGATGCCAAGGTCCATGGGCGTGCTCCAGATCGCCCTCAGAGCGTGCGGGCGATGATTTCCTTCATGATCTCGGACGTGCCGGCGTAGATGCGGGCAACGCGCGCATCCACCCAGGCGCGTCCCACGTCGTATTCGCTCATATAGCCGTAACCGCCGTGAAGCTGGAGGAGTTCGTCCAGCAACTGGCCGTGCAGTTCGGCGCTGGTCAGTTTGGCCATGGCGGCGGTCTCGGCAGTCAGCTGGCCGTCGAACAGCTTCTGCAGGCAGTCGTCGATGAAGACGCGCAGCATCTGGCTCCGCGCTCTCACTTCGGCCAGCTTGAACCGCGTGTTCTGGAACTCGAACAGCGGCTTACCGAAGACGATGCGGTCCTTGGTGTAGGCGATGGTCTTGTCGAGCATCGACTCCACCGAGGCGGCGGCGCGGATGCCGATGATCAGCCGCTCCTTGGCCAGCTCGGTCATCAGACAGCCGAAGCCCTTGCTTTCCTCGCCCAAGCGGTTTTCGACCGGCACCCGCACGTCCGAGAAGAACAGCTCCGAGGTGTCCTGGCCGCGAAGACCGACCTTCTCCAGCTTCTTGCCCTTGTCGAAGCCGGGCGTTCCCGCCTCGACGCAGAACAGGGTGATGTCCTTTGGGTTGGCTTGGCCCTCGACCTTCGCTGCGACGATCGCCAAGCCCGAATTGATACCGTTGGTGATGAAGGTCTTCTGGCCCGACAGGATGTAGTGGTCGCCGTCCCGGACGGCCTTGGTCTTCATGCCGCGCAAGTCGCTGCCGATCTGCGGTTCGGACATGGCGATGACCGCGATCAGGTCGCCGCTGATCAGGCGCGGCAGCCAGCGCGCCTTCTGCGCGTCGGTGCCGTAGTTGACCAGATAGGGCACGGCGATGTCGGAGTGGGTGGTAAAGCCGACGGCCGTGGCGTTGACCCGCGCCAGCTCTTCGATCAGGACCGCACTGTGGCCAAAGTCACCGCCGGGGCCGCCGTATTCCTCGGGCGCGGTGACGCACAGCAGACCCTGCTCGCCGGCTCGAAGCCACAACGATTGGGGCACGATGCCATCGCGTTCCCACTGAGCGTGATGTGGAACGATCTCGGTCTCGACGAACCGCCGGACCTGATCGCGGAACATTTCGTGGTCGTCGCGGAACACCTTGCGCATGGTCATGACTCGTCAGTTGTCCGTATAGGCGGCGGGACGCTTTTCGATCATCGCCGCGACCGCCTCGGCATGGTCCGACGTATGATGGGCCAGCGCCTGATAGGCCGATGACAATTCTAGCAGCGAACCCAAGCGCATATGTTGACCTTCACGCAGAAGGCGTTTGGTGAGGCGAAGCGCGTGGCCAGGGCTGCTGGCGACTCGATGGGCCAGCGCCAGCGCCGTGGAGAGGAGCGCCTCCGGCTCGGTCAGCTGGGTCACCAGCGTCCAATCCAGAGCGGTCTGAGCGCTCAGCGCGTCACCGGTCAAGGCCATATGGCTGGCGCGCGGCATGCCCACGATCCGGGGCAAGAGCCAGGCGCCGCCGTCTCCCGGGACAATGCCCAGTTTGACGAAGCTCTCGGCGAAGGTCGCCGTCTGCGAGGCGATGCGGATATCGCACATGCAGGCCAGATCGAGCCCCGCGCCGATCGCGTGTCCGTTGACGGCCGCGATGACCGGCGTCTCGAGTTCGTACAGCGCCATCGGGATGCGCTGGATGCCGTCGCGATAGCGATTGCGCAGGCGGTAAGGCGAGCCTTCGAAGATGCCGGTGCGGTCGCGCATCGCCTTGATGTCGCCGCCAGCGCAGAAGGACGCGCCCGCGCCGGTCAGCACGACGACGCGAACCGAAGGATCGCCGCGAACCTCCTCGCAGGCGTCCTCGATCTCGAACATGTCCTCGGGCTTGCTGAAGGCGTTACGCGCCTCGGGCCGATTGAGGGTCCAGATAGCCACGGGGCCCTCGCGGGACTTCAGCAGGAAATCGGTCATCAGTGGTCTCCGCAAAAGGCCGCGGTCACGAGCGGCCAAAGGCCCTCGTCGCCTCGCGCCGCGAGGATGCGTCCCAGTTGGTCGGTCCAGAAGGCGTCGGACCCATATTCGGCGCGCCAAGCCCACAGGCGACGCGTCAGGAAGTGCAGGCTGTGTTCATGGGTGAAGCCAATGGCGCCGAAAACAGCGTGGGCGATCGCTGCGCCCTCGCCCGCGGCCTCGCCGGCCACGGCCTTGGCCGAGGCGGTGGTCACGCGCTGGGCGCTGGGCGCGGCCATCAGGAAGGCGGCCTCCGATGCGGCGACGGCCGCGGCCGCTTGGGTCGCCAAAACCGCCAGCTGCTGCTGGACGGCCTGGAATTTGCCGATGGGGCGGCCGAATTGGACGCGCTCGTTGGCGTAGTCGGCGCTGAGTTCGGTCAGGCGACCCAGGGCGCCGGCCATCTGCGCCGATCGCAACAAGGCGCCGCCGAGCATCACCGTATCCGTCTCGGCCGAGGCGGCCGCCTCGGCGACCTTGGACCTGGCGGCCAAGGTGACCGTGTCGCGCGGTTCGCCCGCGACATTGTTGCCGGGCGCGACAACGGCCTCGGTCAGGGCGTGCAGCGAAATGCGCCCTGCGCGCGGGTCATGGAGCACCAGCCATTGCGCGTGGCGTCCCCAGGGGACATCGGCCAAAGGCCCGTCGGCCACGCCGCTGGCGAAGACGACGGGCCCGCTCTCGGGAGGGGGCAGCCCCGCCGCGGCCAGCAGGGCGTTGGCCAAGATAGTCTCGGGCAGGGGGACGGGCGCGGCGGCGGCGCCGCAAGCGCGAATGACGACGAAAATATCGGTCCAACTTGCGCCCGCGCCGCCCTGGTCCTCGGGCACGGCGGCGAGCGGAAGGCCTAGTTCCTCGATTTTGGCCCACAGATCGGCCGGCCAGGCGCCGGCTTCCGCCGCGCGCAGGGCGTCCGGTGTTACGGCGTCGGCCAAGAGCCGTTCAATACTGTTCTGAAGCAAGGATCGCATCACCGAACCCCCAGGCCGCGCGCGAGAATGCCGCGAAGGATTTCCCGCGTGCCGCCCCGCAACGAGAACGAGGGCGCCATGCTTTGGACAATGGCCAGGACCCGGCGCGTGGTGGCGGTCTTGGCGCCGGGCGGCAGAGAATCGATCAACCGCATCGCCACCTCGACCGTGTCCTGCTCGTAGCCGGTGCCGATATCCTTCACGCACGAGGCGGCCCAGACAGGATCGTGGCCGGCCGCCAACTGCGCGGTGACCGAGATCGACATCGACCTTAGAGCCACCAGCCAGGCCGCCAGGCGCCCGATCTCGAAAGCCTGGCGAGCGTCCGGTTCGGGACCCACCGCCGCGACAAGGCAGCGGAACAGCGTCATGGCGCTTAGAAAGCGCTCCGGACCGCTCCGCTCGAACGCCAACTCCGAGGTGGCCTGCGCCCAACCCTCGCCCTCGACCCCGATCAGGGCGTCGGCGTCCAGCCGCACGTCCTCGAAAGTGACCTCGTTGAAATGTTCGTGGCCGGACAGATCCTTGATCGGTCGTATCATCACGCCGGGAAGCGCGAGATCGACGAGAAACTGAGATAAGCCGTCATGGCGTTCGCTGGCGGCGTCGGTGCGCACCAAAGCGATCATGGCTTGGCATCGGTCGGCATTGGTGGTCCAGACCTTGCGGCCATTCAGCAGCCAGGCGCCGTCGCCCTGACGCTCAGCCTTCGTGCGCACCGAAGCAAGGTCCGAGCCCGACGCAGGCTCGCTCATCCCAATACAGAAGTACATTTCGCCGGCGCATATGGCCGGGAGAAAACGTTGCTTCTGAGCCGGCGTGCCATGGCGCAGCAGGAGAGGCGCGCTTTGCCGATCGGCGATCCAATGGGCGGTGACAGGCGCGCCCGCCGCCAGGAGCTCCTCGTTGACCACGAACCTTTCAAAAGGCGAGGCGTCGTGGCCCCCGTATTCCTTCGGGATGCTCAGGCCGAGCCAGCCTTTCGCGCCCAAGGCGCGGCTGAAATCGGGATCAAAACCCATCCACGACAGGGCGCGTTTTTCCGCCGGATAGGTCGCGCCCCATTTTGCCAGAAAGTCGCGAACCTCCGCGCGCAACGGCTCCAGGCCTGGCGGCAAAACAGGCGGGCCGAACTGATCAAGCAGGTTCACGAGGGCTCCCCAGGGACGTTGGATCGGCTCTCTTTGGAGCGACTGGACTTATACACGCTAGAATATCGTTCTGAACAGAGAATTTTGTTTGCGGCCGGGTCGAGTTTCCCCTTACTGTTCAGCGGGCGATGCGGCGGTGAATCCGTCGCGCACGGGAGGAGCAGCGTCTGACGCGACCGGCGGCGCCGGCGGTCATCGGCGCATCGGCGCTCGCGACAACGCGAGCGGTCCGGTTCAACAAGGGGAAGACATTTTGGCCAAGGTAGCAGTGGTAGGCGCTGGCCTGATGGGCGTGGGGATCGCGCACGCGTTCGCGTCCTCGGGGCACCAGGTGCGCCTGATCGATGTTTCATCCGAGCAGTTGGCCAAGGCCGAAAAGACGATCGCGGGCATTCTCGCCGACGGGGTTCGGCTTGGTAAGGTCGACGAAGGCGTCGCGGCCGCCGCCCTGGCGGCGCTGACGACCTCCGAGAGCGT
It encodes:
- a CDS encoding acyl-CoA dehydrogenase family protein codes for the protein MAWDFETDPDFAEQLAWIDAFVRDEVEPLDLVLQSPFDVDNPLNQRFVRPLQQQVKARGLWACHLGPELGGPGYGQVKLALMNEILGRSIFAPTVFGCQAPDSGNAEILAVYGTAEQKARYLQPLLANDIVSCFSMTEPQGGADPTTFSTRAVLKGDQWVLNGEKWFATNARYASFFLVMAVTEPDAPPHRRLSVFIIPKGAPGLEIVRNVGYGDRDPAHAYLRFTDVAVPLDHMLGGRGAGFVVAQVRLGGGRIHHAMRTIGKARQAFDMLCDRALSRITRNELLADKQLVQEKIADSWIELEQFRLLVLRTAWKIDREQDYNKVRGDISAVKAAMPKVLHDIAARAVYVHGCLGLSNETPLAAMVLDSFQVGLADGPTDIHKVTLAKQLLRGRKRSQGLFPDYHLPARRQAALSKLGLTGGEAGLRAVVA
- a CDS encoding amidohydrolase family protein; this translates as MTVDDMILVSVDDHVIEPPNAFTPHWPQHLKGREPHIEERDGRDVWMFEEKASGYMGLNSVVGRPKEEYGMEPLNYAQMRRGTWDIKARVEDMDANGILGSICFPTFPGFAGARFQTASKQDPEVALAAIRAYNDWHFYDWAGAAPGRFIPLMLTPFWDMQAAVAEVERMAKLGVHALSFSDNPALAGWPSLHDAYWDPLWKACADNQVVICCHIGTGSAAAHASDLSPIDAWITSMPISIANSAADWIWAPMWKKYPTLKMALSEGGIGWIPYLLERADFTHGHHNAWTNSNFGPGVMPSDIYKKHIISCFIEDKFGLANLDYIGEDMVMYECDYPHSDSVWPHSAEKLWNDVQHLSRETIDKITHINAMREFSYDPFSVLKKEDCTVGALKAAAAAVPVHTDPLLGLGGAAPKREAGKPVTSGDINRMFANASAESTVSGRR
- a CDS encoding phosphotransferase family protein — its product is MTIDRPHGLELVDLDSLSAWMDGEGLGSGPIVDVAQLTGGSQNVLLRFNRSGRGYVLRRPPANPRHDGSDTMRREARVLKALKGSDVPHAGLIAACDDASVLGAAFYLMAPLEGFNAAVGMPPLHAGSPAARRAMGLSVVDGLSRVALIDYAAVGLADFGKPDGFLERQARRWLTQLESYGEFPGWPGAVGLPDVGPIGDWLEAHRPRTFRPGLMHGDFHLKNVLFRQDAPVIEAIIDWELSTIGDPLVDLGWLLATWPGPGGDMSQTTIVVEPWEGFPESEELVEVYGRLTGSDLSNLNWYRVFACYKLALILEGSYARACAGKAPMDIGQRLHGNAVRLLGRAGRWIEGKRT
- a CDS encoding SDR family NAD(P)-dependent oxidoreductase → MGNKATVSFNRFRPLVDLDFTEKRVLVIGGSSGIGLACAQEFARRGATVAITGTRANKAAYGDGASALEPFEFSSLNLATPGAIDQWTAPFEAVDVVILSQGAVEYRRKEFEADTFRHVVEVNLTSLIACAQKLAPALEARAGSLIIISSVGGLRATRGNPAYSASKAGAIHLTRTLGDAWAGRAIRVNGIAPGLIATKMTAVTTSDPDRLQERLRGIPLKRLGLPKEVAGVALFLASPLASYIVGETIVVDGGRTLS
- a CDS encoding TetR/AcrR family transcriptional regulator — protein: MNETVALFPMPGINRQSMKADIARDAIKRAAQSLFAARGVDAVSVREILTAAGHRNGASLHYYFGSKDDLVEQLVIDGARLIDERRNARLDALEADGGPHALRDVMEVLILPSTDLGEGGGEGDYLRFISTFSLQNRVAFDAIVADGWNRGYQRCLDHIRRLSALPQEMLERRLVFLSLGLRAIMTAREAALAAHPNHAFWGAATLEDLVETLVGMVTPEPGV